One Halovivax ruber XH-70 genomic region harbors:
- the rnz gene encoding ribonuclease Z — MSLRVTFLGTSGAIPTVARNPCSIFVAREGDSLLFDAGEGTQRQLMRYGTGFDISELFVTHVHGDHVLGIPGLLQTMDFNDRERKLRIHVPRGTRRQVRELAFSLDAHISFPVEIADVDDGDVVSRGDEYEVRAFRTDHDTRSVGYALVEDERKGRFDRERAEELGVPVGPKFSQLHEGEPVELDDGTVVRPEQVVGEPRPGRSLVYTGDTRPTARTVEIADEPDLLIHDATFADDRAERAADTAHSTARQAAEIANRASAKRLALVHLSSRYAGDPAAHLAEARETFSGDADDVSLPDDGTEIEIPYPDA, encoded by the coding sequence ATGTCGTTACGCGTGACGTTCCTCGGGACCAGCGGGGCGATACCGACGGTCGCCCGCAATCCGTGTTCGATCTTCGTCGCCCGGGAAGGGGATTCGCTGCTCTTCGACGCCGGCGAGGGAACCCAGCGCCAACTCATGCGCTATGGGACCGGCTTCGACATTTCCGAGCTGTTCGTCACGCACGTTCACGGCGATCACGTCCTCGGGATCCCGGGTCTCTTGCAGACGATGGACTTCAACGACCGCGAGCGGAAACTCCGGATTCACGTGCCACGAGGGACGCGCCGCCAGGTACGCGAACTGGCGTTTTCACTCGATGCGCACATCTCGTTTCCCGTCGAGATCGCGGACGTCGACGACGGCGACGTCGTCTCCCGCGGCGACGAGTACGAGGTCCGTGCCTTTCGGACGGATCACGACACCCGGTCGGTCGGCTACGCACTGGTCGAAGACGAGCGCAAGGGCCGATTCGACCGCGAGCGCGCGGAGGAACTCGGCGTGCCGGTCGGCCCGAAGTTCTCGCAGCTCCACGAGGGCGAGCCGGTCGAGCTCGACGACGGGACCGTGGTCAGACCGGAACAGGTCGTCGGCGAGCCGCGACCAGGGCGCAGTCTCGTCTACACCGGTGACACCCGCCCGACGGCGCGGACGGTCGAGATCGCCGACGAGCCGGACCTGCTGATCCACGACGCGACCTTCGCCGACGACCGCGCCGAGCGGGCCGCCGACACCGCCCACTCGACGGCCCGGCAGGCCGCCGAGATCGCCAACCGGGCCAGTGCGAAACGGCTGGCGCTGGTCCACCTCTCCTCGCGATACGCCGGCGATCCCGCCGCCCACCTCGCGGAGGCCCGCGAGACGTTCTCGGGCGACGCCGACGACGTCTCCCTGCCCGACGACGGGACCGAGATCGAGATTCCGTACCCGGACGCCTGA
- a CDS encoding DUF7513 family protein, which produces MSFLEKYLAGWTFRTSTPSLTVGSEVNVFVHRYDEHAGDGDGSTADTATATGAENDTETPTESTGMGVADIGDTRLYVEGVGPEHVDVQIRVRITEFDESTATGRGEFVQVVGESSYAG; this is translated from the coding sequence ATGAGCTTCCTCGAAAAGTACCTCGCCGGATGGACGTTCCGGACGTCGACGCCGTCGCTCACGGTGGGCTCGGAGGTAAACGTCTTCGTCCATCGCTACGACGAGCACGCCGGCGATGGCGATGGCTCGACCGCGGATACAGCCACGGCGACGGGAGCCGAGAACGACACGGAGACGCCCACCGAATCCACGGGCATGGGCGTCGCGGACATCGGCGACACCCGTCTCTACGTCGAGGGCGTCGGGCCGGAGCACGTCGACGTGCAGATTCGGGTGCGAATCACCGAATTCGACGAGTCGACCGCGACCGGCCGCGGCGAATTCGTCCAGGTCGTCGGCGAGAGTTCCTACGCCGGGTGA
- the eif1A gene encoding translation initiation factor eIF-1A, whose translation MSDEEGGRKNLRMPDDDEVFATVTDMLGANRVKVRCADGTERTARIPGKMQKRIWIREDDVVLVSPWDWQDEKADITWRYEKADADQLRREGHIQ comes from the coding sequence ATGAGTGACGAGGAGGGCGGTCGGAAGAACCTCCGAATGCCTGACGACGACGAGGTGTTCGCGACCGTCACGGACATGCTGGGGGCGAACCGGGTCAAAGTGCGCTGTGCCGACGGAACGGAACGAACGGCCCGCATTCCGGGCAAGATGCAAAAGCGCATCTGGATCCGCGAGGACGACGTCGTCCTCGTCTCGCCGTGGGACTGGCAGGACGAGAAGGCCGACATCACCTGGCGCTACGAGAAGGCCGACGCCGATCAACTCCGGCGCGAGGGCCATATTCAGTAA
- a CDS encoding pyridoxal-phosphate-dependent aminotransferase family protein — MTETREYRADYPEKTLYIPGPTEVREDVAESMCEPMFGHRMDRMTDLYTTIVEDTKDFLDTDNDVIVLSGSGTAFMESAIQNLVDEHVLCTTCGSFSERQANVAERLGKSVDTLEYEWGKAVKPEDVRDRLEVSDTDYDVVTCVMNESSTGVRNPVEAIGDVVSEYPDTYFVVDAVSSLGGDAVDIDAHGIDVIFTSVQKAFAMPPGLAVCVVSDDAYEREVASDSAAWYGGFQRTIDYYDRKGQTHSTPAIPIMLAYHTQMKHMLDEGHDARDQRHREMAEYTREWAREHFALFPEEGYESQTVACIENTRGIDVAETIETVSEEYDMVFSNGYGSQLGEQTFRIGHMGEHDVESIRALTDAIEDVAEL, encoded by the coding sequence GTGACCGAAACACGCGAATACAGAGCCGACTATCCCGAGAAGACGCTGTACATTCCCGGCCCGACCGAGGTCCGCGAGGACGTCGCCGAGTCGATGTGCGAACCCATGTTCGGCCACCGCATGGATCGCATGACGGACCTCTATACGACGATCGTCGAGGACACGAAGGACTTCCTCGACACCGACAACGACGTGATCGTCCTCTCCGGGTCCGGGACGGCGTTCATGGAGAGTGCGATCCAGAACCTCGTCGACGAACACGTCCTCTGTACGACCTGCGGGAGTTTCTCGGAGCGACAGGCGAACGTCGCCGAGCGTCTCGGCAAATCGGTCGACACCCTCGAATACGAGTGGGGCAAGGCGGTCAAGCCCGAGGACGTTCGCGACCGACTCGAGGTGAGTGACACCGACTACGACGTCGTCACCTGCGTGATGAACGAGAGTTCGACCGGGGTCCGGAACCCGGTGGAGGCGATCGGCGACGTCGTGTCCGAGTACCCGGACACGTACTTCGTCGTCGACGCCGTCTCCTCGCTGGGCGGCGACGCCGTCGACATCGACGCCCACGGGATCGACGTCATCTTCACCTCCGTCCAGAAGGCTTTCGCCATGCCGCCCGGCCTCGCGGTCTGTGTCGTCAGCGACGACGCCTACGAACGCGAGGTCGCATCCGACTCGGCCGCGTGGTACGGTGGCTTCCAGCGCACGATCGACTACTACGACCGCAAGGGCCAGACCCACTCGACGCCGGCCATCCCGATCATGCTCGCCTACCACACACAGATGAAGCACATGCTGGACGAGGGCCACGACGCCCGCGACCAGCGCCACCGCGAGATGGCCGAGTACACCCGCGAGTGGGCCCGCGAGCACTTCGCACTGTTCCCCGAGGAAGGCTACGAATCCCAGACGGTGGCCTGTATCGAGAACACCCGGGGAATCGACGTCGCCGAGACGATCGAAACCGTCTCCGAGGAGTACGACATGGTCTTCTCCAACGGCTACGGGTCGCAACTCGGCGAGCAGACGTTTCGAATCGGCCACATGGGCGAACACGATGTCGAGAGCATCCGGGCGCTGACCGATGCGATCGAGGACGTGGCTGAACTATAG
- a CDS encoding DUF7282 domain-containing protein: MSPSTSLGRLKLVVAVLIAIAIVVGAGLVVGQAPELFGAEVAQEPEASLTFDSQESDGQSVVVSSVSLSEGGFVVVTDESGTVVGVSEHLSEGSHDNVSVEATAEADGSLYGSLTATAHIDSSDDGEFDPRDEDGESDRPYVVDGYPVSETASVTAVERPDDVERSFVVTSLSGPSEGRTSEPVEFVAEIRNPTANELRQHAEFRVDGDLYERKVFSLAADETREVTYEVGLADIGNGSHTYGVYTERNGTLDEIDVEYDGPAHVTVENVSTSELVVEAGVPEGGYVAVEDDNGTRLATSDRLSPGVHADVELDVGNVTPGSNLTAIVYRDDPAAGAEPAPYELGDNPVRATVQVPEAETD; this comes from the coding sequence ATGTCTCCGTCCACCTCGCTCGGTCGTCTCAAACTGGTTGTCGCCGTGTTGATCGCCATCGCCATCGTGGTGGGGGCCGGGCTGGTGGTCGGACAGGCTCCCGAACTCTTCGGCGCCGAGGTCGCGCAGGAGCCCGAAGCCTCACTCACGTTCGACTCGCAAGAATCCGACGGCCAGTCGGTCGTCGTCTCGTCCGTCTCACTCTCTGAGGGTGGGTTCGTCGTCGTGACCGACGAATCGGGAACCGTCGTGGGCGTGTCGGAGCACCTCTCAGAGGGGAGTCACGACAACGTCTCCGTCGAGGCGACTGCGGAGGCAGACGGCTCTCTCTATGGGAGCCTGACGGCAACCGCGCACATAGACAGTAGCGACGACGGCGAGTTCGACCCGCGAGACGAGGACGGTGAGAGTGACCGCCCCTACGTCGTCGACGGCTATCCCGTCTCCGAGACGGCGTCGGTGACGGCCGTCGAGCGCCCCGACGACGTCGAACGCTCGTTCGTCGTCACGTCACTGTCGGGTCCGTCGGAGGGCCGGACCAGCGAACCGGTCGAGTTCGTCGCGGAGATCCGTAATCCGACGGCGAACGAACTCCGCCAGCACGCCGAGTTCCGCGTCGACGGCGATCTCTACGAGCGAAAGGTGTTCTCACTCGCTGCGGACGAGACGCGCGAGGTCACCTACGAGGTCGGTCTGGCCGACATCGGCAATGGCTCGCACACCTACGGCGTCTACACCGAACGAAACGGGACGCTAGACGAAATCGACGTCGAGTACGACGGACCGGCCCACGTCACCGTCGAGAACGTCTCGACGTCGGAACTGGTCGTCGAGGCGGGCGTCCCCGAGGGCGGCTACGTCGCCGTCGAGGACGACAACGGCACGCGGCTGGCGACCAGCGATCGTCTCTCGCCAGGCGTCCACGCGGACGTCGAGCTCGACGTCGGCAACGTCACACCCGGTTCGAACCTGACGGCGATCGTCTACCGCGACGACCCCGCCGCGGGTGCGGAACCGGCCCCGTACGAACTCGGCGACAATCCGGTTCGGGCAACGGTACAGGTCCCGGAGGCCGAGACGGACTGA
- a CDS encoding MATE family efflux transporter encodes MTDSDDSDPTDAPSDRPESPDSSSDDGRPAPADSRQTGPSGEAPADAANGAAGETAGPDADAGAGGSDPASSSITEGSLVKPLFHLAWPIVVIQLLQVTYNVADTLWLGRLSTESVGAISLAFPLIFLMIAIAGGFTTAGAILVAQYTGARGERSSGLVAGQTLSFVMLLSVVIAIVGYFYTRPALSILPSDPDTKATVIPLAADYMEVFFLGLPLVGGFFVFSALMRGYGDTRTPMLVMVVSVVVNVVADPFLIFGFADNPLFGMLAGVPVLGTIDFLALEATLYELTGFTGWGIEGAALATIGARAVATAVGVYVLFATSRGPDIETSHLVPDLDVIRDIVRLGTPSMVEQAMSAMAMITLTAMIVTFAPPVVTAFGLGNRLISLVFLPAMGLGRAIDTMVGQNLGADRADRAARAVTLAASTGAGVMLLVAVVALAFTEPIVSVFIGPDVQDAAIVEALGVEYVRTRTVEFAFIGVSQVVLGGFRGAGNTRTAMVISMLTLWVGRVVSVFVLAFNWSVTVPVVGITISAFGLGATGIWIGMALGNVVGALVGVAWFSRGTWREKYIDDPGEPDSGSGQPAAVSAGDE; translated from the coding sequence ATGACCGACTCAGACGACTCCGACCCGACTGACGCTCCATCCGACCGTCCCGAGTCTCCGGACTCGAGTTCGGACGACGGTCGCCCGGCACCAGCCGACAGCCGACAGACTGGCCCGTCCGGCGAAGCGCCGGCGGACGCGGCAAACGGGGCCGCCGGTGAGACTGCCGGCCCGGACGCCGACGCTGGAGCCGGGGGTTCGGATCCGGCCTCGTCGTCGATCACCGAGGGGAGTCTCGTCAAGCCGCTCTTTCACCTCGCGTGGCCGATCGTCGTCATCCAGCTGTTGCAGGTCACCTACAACGTCGCCGACACGCTGTGGCTCGGTCGGCTCTCGACGGAGTCCGTCGGCGCGATCAGCCTGGCGTTTCCGCTGATCTTCCTCATGATCGCGATCGCCGGCGGCTTCACGACGGCCGGGGCGATTCTGGTCGCCCAGTACACGGGTGCCCGCGGGGAGCGATCGTCGGGACTCGTCGCGGGTCAGACGCTGTCGTTCGTCATGCTCCTCTCGGTCGTGATCGCGATCGTCGGGTACTTCTACACGCGCCCGGCGCTTTCGATCCTGCCGAGCGACCCGGACACCAAGGCGACGGTGATCCCACTGGCCGCCGATTACATGGAGGTCTTCTTCCTCGGGCTTCCGCTCGTCGGTGGGTTCTTCGTCTTCTCCGCGCTCATGCGAGGGTACGGCGACACCCGGACGCCGATGCTCGTGATGGTCGTCTCGGTCGTCGTCAACGTCGTCGCCGACCCGTTCTTGATCTTCGGGTTCGCCGACAACCCGCTGTTCGGGATGCTCGCCGGTGTCCCGGTGCTCGGGACGATCGACTTCCTCGCACTGGAAGCGACACTGTACGAGCTGACCGGTTTCACCGGCTGGGGGATCGAAGGGGCGGCGCTCGCGACCATCGGTGCGCGTGCCGTCGCGACGGCGGTCGGCGTCTACGTCCTCTTTGCCACCTCGCGCGGGCCCGATATCGAGACGAGCCACCTCGTCCCCGATCTCGACGTGATTCGTGACATCGTCCGACTGGGGACGCCCAGCATGGTCGAGCAGGCCATGTCGGCGATGGCGATGATCACGCTGACGGCGATGATCGTGACGTTTGCCCCACCGGTCGTGACGGCCTTCGGGCTCGGGAACCGGCTCATCTCACTCGTCTTCCTCCCGGCGATGGGGCTCGGCCGGGCCATCGACACGATGGTCGGGCAGAACCTGGGGGCAGATCGGGCCGACCGAGCGGCACGCGCCGTCACACTCGCCGCCTCGACCGGTGCCGGCGTGATGCTCCTCGTCGCGGTCGTCGCGCTGGCGTTTACGGAACCGATCGTCTCGGTGTTCATCGGCCCCGACGTGCAAGACGCCGCGATCGTGGAGGCCCTGGGTGTCGAGTACGTCCGTACCCGAACCGTCGAGTTCGCGTTTATCGGCGTCTCACAGGTAGTTCTCGGCGGGTTCCGCGGGGCAGGGAACACGAGGACCGCGATGGTCATCTCGATGCTCACCCTCTGGGTTGGTCGGGTCGTCAGCGTCTTCGTCCTCGCGTTCAACTGGTCGGTGACGGTTCCCGTCGTCGGGATCACGATCAGTGCGTTCGGCCTCGGCGCGACTGGCATCTGGATCGGGATGGCCCTCGGGAACGTCGTCGGCGCACTCGTCGGGGTCGCCTGGTTCAGCCGTGGCACGTGGCGAGAGAAGTACATCGACGACCCGGGAGAGCCGGACAGTGGGTCCGGACAGCCCGCAGCCGTCTCGGCCGGTGACGAATAG
- a CDS encoding Na+/H+ antiporter NhaC family protein, whose product MSDNGGESFPDELSDSVGGEEIEFYGGRGMSAVPILFFIVWAIFQTAFLRISSERGLVLGILIGLIAGMFFVKGSWRGYASTIFEGMTQPVAVTAIVAWVWAGMFAETLQAGQFVGGLLWFAEAAGVTGTLVPAITFVLAALLATGIGTGYGTTIAFVSLFFPAGLVLGANPVLLFGAILSGAIFGDNLAPVSDTTIVSAVTQDSDIGGVVASRFKYAIVAAIVAFIGYVVAGSMMSGADIAGNAETILGDATNAVGLVHLLSMGVVIVTAVVGRHIVEAISWGIVVAVVANLTLGLASAGTMLTFEAPDNAPGAELLEPLPIVETFDPQLDRSAEVTGSLVEGAAGFFTLSILVLFIIAAAQIMIRGGAFQAVLDWSLDSLATNVRNAELTMVGSAALINATITINTAAEVAIGPYISKVGERFNINGYRRANILDAQTSALGYIFPWSGGVLVGFTTMQELPADFDFFTDAMVINPIDVVPYVFHGWLLVAVFVLAAITGFGREYTIDRESTEVSRV is encoded by the coding sequence ATGAGCGACAACGGGGGTGAATCGTTTCCGGACGAACTCTCCGACTCGGTCGGAGGTGAAGAGATCGAGTTCTACGGCGGTCGTGGGATGAGCGCGGTGCCGATCCTCTTCTTCATCGTGTGGGCGATCTTCCAGACCGCATTCTTACGGATCTCGAGCGAGCGTGGGCTCGTCCTCGGGATTCTCATCGGGCTGATCGCCGGGATGTTCTTCGTGAAAGGCTCCTGGCGCGGCTACGCGAGCACGATCTTCGAAGGGATGACCCAGCCGGTCGCGGTGACGGCGATCGTCGCCTGGGTCTGGGCGGGCATGTTCGCGGAGACGCTACAGGCAGGTCAGTTCGTGGGCGGCCTGCTCTGGTTCGCCGAGGCGGCCGGTGTGACGGGCACGCTCGTGCCCGCGATCACGTTCGTCCTTGCGGCGCTGCTCGCGACCGGTATCGGCACCGGCTACGGGACGACGATCGCGTTCGTCTCGCTGTTCTTCCCGGCGGGCCTCGTCCTCGGGGCGAACCCCGTCCTGCTGTTCGGCGCCATCCTCTCGGGGGCCATCTTCGGCGACAATCTGGCACCGGTCAGCGACACGACCATCGTCAGCGCCGTCACGCAGGATTCGGACATCGGCGGCGTCGTCGCCTCGCGGTTCAAGTACGCGATCGTCGCTGCGATCGTCGCGTTCATCGGGTACGTGGTCGCGGGGTCGATGATGAGCGGTGCGGACATCGCCGGAAACGCGGAGACGATTCTGGGAGATGCGACGAACGCGGTCGGGCTGGTCCACCTGCTCTCGATGGGGGTGGTGATCGTCACCGCGGTCGTGGGTCGCCACATCGTCGAGGCGATCTCCTGGGGGATCGTCGTCGCCGTCGTCGCGAACCTGACCCTCGGACTCGCGTCCGCAGGTACGATGCTCACCTTCGAGGCGCCCGACAATGCGCCCGGAGCCGAGCTCCTGGAACCACTCCCGATCGTCGAGACATTCGACCCCCAGCTGGACAGGAGCGCCGAGGTGACCGGCAGCCTCGTCGAGGGCGCGGCCGGCTTCTTCACGCTCTCGATCCTCGTCCTGTTCATCATCGCGGCGGCCCAGATCATGATCCGCGGCGGGGCGTTCCAGGCGGTCCTCGACTGGTCGCTCGACAGTCTGGCGACGAACGTGCGCAACGCGGAGCTGACGATGGTCGGCTCGGCGGCGCTCATCAACGCGACGATCACGATCAACACCGCCGCCGAGGTCGCCATCGGGCCGTACATCTCCAAAGTCGGCGAGCGGTTCAACATCAACGGCTACCGCCGGGCGAATATCTTGGACGCACAAACGTCCGCGCTCGGCTACATCTTCCCGTGGTCCGGCGGCGTCCTCGTCGGCTTCACGACGATGCAGGAGTTACCCGCCGACTTCGATTTCTTCACCGACGCGATGGTCATCAATCCGATCGACGTCGTCCCCTACGTCTTCCACGGCTGGCTGCTCGTGGCGGTGTTCGTCCTCGCGGCGATCACCGGCTTCGGTCGTGAGTACACTATCGACCGCGAGTCCACGGAGGTGTCGCGCGTATGA
- a CDS encoding DUF460 domain-containing protein, producing MHTRTSALDSVVFGVDVHQGDVRGDASYALVVLTDDGVERDVVSHRKLRRLIAGREPAIVATDNMYELAADKDALIHFLGSLPAETRLVQVTGDERPEPLSRVASRHGIPYGSDPMQEAEAAARLAAHNVGQEVSAFTDTTEVKVSRGRSTGSGGWSEDRYTRRIHGSVKKRAREVESELDEANIDYEREVREAYGGFANAVFTVQARPEDIPVSAARSGDVRVEIERERRDGIEFRPLAKRLEYVVVGIDPGTTTAVAVVSLDGQVHDVWSSRTSDTADVIEWIVERGRPVVVAADVTPIPETVESFRRSFDAAAWTPERDLAIDEKQHRTREHPYDDDHQRDALAAALFAADAHEDQFERIAAKVPPGVDRGVVIDRVVAGEESVEAVLADLQDDAEPEEPDETHEPRELTPEEKRIRQLENQVDRLQDHVAELEGQVAERDERIDSLEADLETARSEARREVRTDREVTRLKRRANQLERERDDAREEAAALEDKVDRMKALWKLDHSNFADVSAKKAGLVPVKVIEKFTRDAIREADEAYGLAPDDVVFLRDASGAGRSTATALAEYDPRVVLRAKGGLSEVADRILFDAEIPVAPADDVAMQEVDELAVAREDDVEAAIDDWRTRARERKRERKASMVDRVISEHRAGDNEA from the coding sequence GTGCACACGCGAACGAGTGCGCTCGATTCGGTCGTCTTCGGCGTCGACGTCCACCAGGGGGACGTCCGGGGTGACGCCTCCTACGCGCTCGTGGTGCTGACCGACGACGGCGTCGAGCGAGACGTGGTCTCACATCGGAAGCTACGGCGACTCATCGCCGGTCGGGAACCGGCGATCGTGGCTACCGACAACATGTACGAACTCGCCGCGGACAAGGACGCCCTCATCCACTTTCTGGGCTCGCTCCCGGCGGAGACCAGGCTCGTCCAGGTGACCGGCGACGAGCGCCCGGAGCCCCTCTCCCGGGTCGCCAGCCGCCACGGGATTCCGTACGGGTCCGATCCAATGCAGGAAGCCGAGGCCGCGGCCAGGCTCGCCGCGCACAACGTCGGCCAGGAGGTCTCCGCCTTTACGGACACGACCGAGGTGAAGGTCTCACGCGGGCGTTCGACCGGCAGCGGCGGCTGGAGCGAGGACCGCTATACGCGACGGATTCACGGCTCCGTCAAGAAGCGCGCTCGCGAGGTCGAATCCGAACTCGACGAGGCGAACATCGACTACGAGCGCGAGGTCCGCGAGGCCTACGGCGGCTTCGCCAACGCCGTCTTCACCGTCCAGGCCCGACCCGAGGACATTCCCGTCTCGGCGGCGCGTTCGGGCGACGTTCGCGTCGAGATCGAGCGTGAGCGCCGCGACGGCATCGAGTTCCGCCCGCTCGCCAAACGCCTAGAGTACGTCGTGGTGGGGATCGATCCCGGGACGACGACCGCGGTCGCCGTCGTCTCGCTCGACGGGCAGGTCCACGACGTCTGGAGTTCGCGAACGAGCGACACCGCCGACGTGATCGAGTGGATCGTCGAGCGCGGCCGGCCGGTCGTCGTCGCCGCAGACGTGACGCCGATCCCCGAGACGGTCGAGTCGTTCCGGCGGAGCTTCGACGCCGCCGCCTGGACGCCCGAACGCGATCTGGCGATCGACGAGAAGCAACACCGCACTCGCGAGCACCCCTACGACGACGATCACCAGCGCGACGCCCTGGCAGCCGCCCTCTTCGCCGCCGACGCCCACGAAGATCAGTTCGAGCGGATCGCCGCGAAGGTGCCACCGGGCGTCGATCGAGGCGTCGTCATCGACCGTGTCGTCGCCGGCGAGGAGTCCGTCGAGGCGGTCCTGGCGGACCTTCAGGACGACGCCGAACCCGAAGAGCCTGACGAGACCCACGAGCCGCGAGAACTCACGCCCGAGGAAAAACGGATCCGCCAGCTCGAAAACCAGGTCGATCGCCTCCAGGACCACGTCGCGGAGCTCGAAGGACAGGTAGCCGAGCGCGACGAACGCATCGACTCGCTCGAAGCCGACCTCGAGACGGCACGGAGCGAAGCCCGCAGAGAGGTCCGGACCGATCGCGAGGTCACCCGGCTGAAGCGGCGGGCGAATCAGCTCGAACGTGAGCGTGACGACGCCCGCGAAGAGGCCGCGGCGCTCGAAGACAAGGTCGATCGGATGAAGGCGCTCTGGAAACTCGATCACTCGAACTTCGCCGACGTCTCGGCGAAGAAGGCGGGGCTGGTCCCCGTCAAAGTGATCGAGAAATTCACTCGGGACGCGATCCGCGAGGCCGACGAAGCCTACGGACTGGCCCCCGACGACGTCGTCTTCCTCCGAGACGCGAGTGGCGCCGGTCGATCCACAGCGACCGCACTCGCCGAGTACGACCCGCGCGTCGTCTTGCGAGCCAAGGGCGGCCTCTCCGAGGTCGCCGATCGCATCCTCTTCGACGCCGAGATTCCGGTCGCCCCCGCGGACGACGTCGCCATGCAGGAAGTCGACGAACTCGCCGTCGCCCGCGAAGACGACGTCGAAGCGGCTATCGATGACTGGCGCACCAGAGCGCGTGAACGAAAGCGCGAACGCAAGGCGTCTATGGTCGATCGCGTCATCAGCGAGCATCGCGCGGGCGACAACGAGGCGTGA
- a CDS encoding DUF7470 family protein: MIDKLGMSGLAGIVLLLAGLGFIGLYYWQVAVGLALVLVGIALIAKGLITSVMQSFGMF; encoded by the coding sequence ATGATCGATAAGCTCGGAATGAGCGGACTGGCCGGAATCGTGCTGCTACTCGCTGGTCTCGGTTTCATCGGCCTGTACTACTGGCAAGTGGCGGTGGGCCTCGCACTGGTACTCGTCGGCATCGCGCTGATCGCGAAGGGACTCATCACCTCCGTGATGCAGTCGTTCGGAATGTTCTAA
- the gnd gene encoding phosphogluconate dehydrogenase (NAD(+)-dependent, decarboxylating), with the protein MQLGLIGLGRMGQIVADRCLDAGHDVVAFDLDEDAVAAAADAGAEPADSVADLATQLAATDGPSCVWLMVPAGPAVDAALDDLESHLDGDDVVVDGGNSYYEDSVRRAEACPAAYLDCGTSGGPAGAELGFSLMVGGPAWAYEALEPVFDAVATGPDGHARMGPSGAGHYVKMVHNGVEYALMQAYGEGFELLHEGRYDLDLEAVAGVWNNGAVIRSWLLELCEEAFREEGAALGDVADRIEGGSTGTWTVQEGLEQEVPVPLIYTALAERFGSRADDGRFSRRLANRLRYGFGRHEVQRRS; encoded by the coding sequence ATGCAACTGGGACTGATTGGGCTCGGACGGATGGGCCAGATTGTCGCGGACCGTTGTCTCGACGCCGGTCACGACGTGGTCGCGTTCGATCTGGACGAAGACGCCGTCGCCGCGGCGGCCGACGCCGGTGCGGAGCCGGCCGACTCGGTGGCCGATCTGGCGACGCAGCTCGCGGCGACGGACGGACCCTCGTGCGTCTGGTTGATGGTGCCTGCAGGGCCAGCCGTCGACGCCGCGCTCGACGACCTGGAGTCGCACCTCGACGGCGACGACGTGGTCGTCGACGGTGGCAATTCGTACTACGAAGACTCCGTCCGGCGAGCCGAGGCCTGCCCCGCGGCCTACCTCGACTGTGGCACGTCCGGTGGCCCTGCCGGCGCCGAACTCGGCTTTTCGCTGATGGTCGGTGGGCCGGCGTGGGCGTACGAGGCGCTCGAACCCGTCTTCGACGCCGTCGCGACGGGACCCGACGGCCACGCGCGGATGGGGCCGTCGGGAGCGGGCCACTACGTCAAGATGGTCCACAACGGCGTCGAGTACGCACTCATGCAGGCCTACGGCGAAGGATTCGAACTGCTCCACGAGGGGCGATACGACCTGGACCTCGAAGCGGTCGCCGGCGTCTGGAACAACGGGGCGGTCATCCGCTCGTGGCTGCTCGAACTCTGTGAGGAGGCGTTCCGCGAGGAGGGAGCCGCGCTCGGTGACGTCGCCGATCGGATCGAGGGTGGTTCGACGGGGACGTGGACCGTGCAGGAGGGCCTCGAGCAGGAGGTTCCGGTCCCGCTGATCTACACGGCGCTCGCCGAGCGGTTCGGTTCCCGTGCGGACGACGGTCGGTTCTCCCGCAGACTCGCGAACCGGCTCCGCTACGGGTTCGGCCGTCACGAGGTCCAGCGTCGGTCCTGA
- a CDS encoding plastocyanin/azurin family copper-binding protein, giving the protein MHDATNRRTVLKATGASLAAVTLAGCGSSDNGNGDGSGGDDNTGGGDEYEIEPGTEIMFAGLTSHWEGNAPPEIEGTQNPTLVLTEGETYTIGWDEGNGAGHNIELRDDSGSVVDGLETDLAMEPGDDQILEFEATSEITTYRCQPHSGMEGSIVVE; this is encoded by the coding sequence ATGCACGATGCTACAAACCGACGGACGGTGCTGAAGGCGACTGGTGCGTCGCTCGCGGCTGTGACCCTGGCAGGCTGTGGCAGTAGCGACAACGGGAACGGAGACGGCTCGGGTGGCGACGACAATACCGGCGGTGGCGACGAGTACGAGATCGAGCCCGGGACGGAGATCATGTTCGCCGGGCTGACGAGCCACTGGGAGGGTAACGCGCCGCCGGAGATCGAGGGCACGCAGAACCCGACGCTGGTGTTGACCGAGGGCGAGACGTACACGATCGGGTGGGACGAGGGCAACGGCGCGGGCCACAACATCGAACTGCGCGACGACAGCGGCTCGGTCGTCGACGGCCTGGAGACGGATCTCGCGATGGAACCGGGCGACGACCAGATCCTCGAGTTCGAGGCGACCAGCGAGATCACGACCTACCGCTGTCAGCCCCACTCGGGCATGGAAGGCTCCATCGTCGTCGAGTAA